One window from the genome of Prinia subflava isolate CZ2003 ecotype Zambia chromosome 2, Cam_Psub_1.2, whole genome shotgun sequence encodes:
- the B3GNT2 gene encoding N-acetyllactosaminide beta-1,3-N-acetylglucosaminyltransferase 2 — translation MSVGRRRLKLLGVLMMVNIFIYVIVEVSKSGSQDKNAKGRVVIPRSTFWRKYTPHKAYWNKQQQKLELLYNPILSLLSNMTVEENLVSNLSSISSCDPDPSVHSEVSDFANLPDRFKDFLLYLRCRNYSLLMDQPNKCEQKPFLLLAIKSLIPHFDRRQAIRESWGKEIKSGDVIVRRVFLLGQTPPEDHFPDLSHMIKFESDTHQDILLWNYRDTFFNLTLKEVLFLKWVSSSCANVQFIFKGDDDVFVNTNQILDYLKSLSKEKAKDLFIGDVIKDAGPHREKKLKYYIPESVYEGSYPPYAGGGGFLYSGDLALRLNNASDQVLLYPIDDVYTGMCLQKLGLAPEKHKGFKTFDIEEKYRNNICSYTNLMLVHSRKPQEMIKIWTRLQDPHLNC, via the coding sequence ATGAGTGTTGGACGCAGGAGATTAAAGCTGCTGGGAGTTCTGATGATggtaaacatttttatttatgtgaTCGTGGAAGTCTCGAAGAGTGGCAGCCAAGACAAGAATGCAAAAGGCCGTGTTGTTATCCCACGTAGCACATTCTGGAGGAAGTACACTCCTCACAAAGCTTATTGGaacaaacagcaacagaagCTTGAGCTGCTGTACAACCCTATCCTGTCCTTGCTTTCCAATATGACTGTGGAAGAGAACTTAGTTTCCAACCTGAGCTCCATCAGTTCCTGTGACCCCGACCCCTCGGTGCACTCAGAGGTTAGTGACTTTGCAAACCTGCCAGACAGATTCAAAGACTTCCTCCTCTATTTGAGGTGTAGAAATTACTCATTGCTAATGGATCAGCCAAACAAGTgtgaacagaaacctttcctgctgctggctaTTAAGTCACTTATACCCCATTTTGATAGAAGACAAGCAATTAGGGAATCCTGGggcaaggaaataaaatcaggGGATGTGATAGTCAGAAGAGTCTTCTTGCTTGGGCAGACCCCGCCAGAGGATCATTTTCCTGACCTTTCACACATGATTAAATTTGAGAGTGACACACACCAAGACATTCTCCTCTGGAACTACAGAGACACTTTCTTCAATCTGACTCTGAAAGAGGTGCTGTTTCTGAAGtgggtcagcagcagctgcgcAAACGTCCAGTTCATTTTTAAGGGTGATGATGATGTTTTTGTTAATACCAATCAGATCCTGGATTACTTGAAGAGCTTATCAAAGGAAAAAGCCAAAGACTTATTTATAGGTGATGTGATCAAAGATGCTGGACCtcacagagagaagaaattgaAGTACTATATCCCAGAGAGTGTTTATGAAGGTTCGTATCCCCCGTACGCAGGAGGCGGCGGGTTCCTGTACTCTGGTGATCTGGCACTAAGACTGAATAATGCATCTGACCAGGTACTCCTCTACCCCATCGATGATGTTTATACTGGAATGTGCCTTCAGAAGCTTGGGCTTGctccagaaaaacacaaaggCTTCAAAACATTTGATATtgaagagaaatacagaaataacaTCTGTTCCTACACAAACTTAATGTTAGTGCATAGTAGAAAACCTCAAGAAATGATTAAGATTTGGACACGCTTGCAAGATCCACACTTAAATTGTTAA